The proteins below come from a single Corynebacterium glyciniphilum AJ 3170 genomic window:
- a CDS encoding ACT domain-containing protein: protein MIAIMTVTGRDHTGIIAAVSTACAELEINIRNVSQTIMDDWFTMILHVELPDTLSVTDVNGRMSEVEQREKLVITIQSQAIFDAMHEI from the coding sequence ATGATCGCGATCATGACCGTTACAGGACGGGACCACACCGGAATCATCGCAGCCGTGTCGACCGCATGTGCTGAGCTGGAGATCAACATCCGGAATGTCTCCCAGACCATCATGGACGACTGGTTCACGATGATCCTGCACGTTGAACTTCCCGACACACTGTCGGTCACCGACGTCAACGGGCGGATGTCCGAGGTGGAGCAGAGGGAGAAACTGGTCATCACCATCCAGTCCCAGGCGATCTTCGACGCGATGCACGAAATCTGA
- a CDS encoding TetR/AcrR family transcriptional regulator: MPKVSETDLSERRTDILRAARTCFVTYGYDGATVSRLEKETGKSRGAIFHHFRNKETLFREVAHRDMVRMTDLAGNRGMIGLIRYLLEDPELAEWWGLRVEITRRIRHDDQLRDAWEQDQMALRTAVTERLEEQRESGRLRTDISTATTLQLLELVLEGVMAHLVSDRESGLLPEALDIVEQSLRSTENRN, from the coding sequence ATGCCTAAGGTCAGTGAAACCGACCTTTCCGAGCGGCGCACCGACATCCTGCGTGCGGCCAGGACCTGTTTTGTCACCTACGGGTACGACGGTGCCACGGTCTCGCGCCTGGAGAAGGAGACCGGCAAGTCGCGGGGGGCGATCTTCCACCACTTCCGGAACAAGGAGACCCTGTTCCGGGAAGTGGCCCACCGCGACATGGTCCGTATGACCGACCTCGCCGGGAACCGGGGCATGATCGGCCTGATCCGTTACCTCCTGGAGGATCCCGAACTCGCCGAATGGTGGGGCCTGCGAGTGGAGATCACCCGCAGGATCCGCCACGACGATCAGTTGCGGGACGCCTGGGAACAGGACCAGATGGCCCTGCGCACGGCAGTTACCGAGCGACTCGAGGAGCAACGCGAGTCCGGACGACTCCGGACCGACATCTCCACCGCCACCACGCTCCAACTCCTGGAACTGGTGCTGGAGGGGGTTATGGCGCACCTGGTGTCGGACCGCGAGAGCGGACTGCTCCCCGAGGCACTCGATATCGTCGAGCAGTCCCTGCGTTCCACGGAGAACCGGAACTGA
- a CDS encoding PFL family protein, giving the protein MTAFLPSSSILETIEMIQRYRLDIRTVTMGINLLPAVRATPEATCEAVYDLVTARAEQLVPVCSGIEEELGVPIVNKRIAVTPVALVSSAVPGCDPVDLARALDRAAVAVGVNFIGGYSALVEKGGSAGDKRLIRSIPEALSETDVVCSSVNIASSRAGINMNAVREMGQVVKDCAEATSDRSSIACAKLVVFANSVGDNPFMAGAFHGIEEPDCVISVGVSGPGVVDRAVAALGPEASLNEIAEEIKKAAFKVTRTGQLVGTMAADRLGVPFGIVDLSLAPTADIGDSVAHILEHMGLEQVGGHGTTAALALLNDAVKKGGMMACSRVGGLSGSFIPVSEDAGMIDAVRAGNLTIEKLEAMTAICSVGLDMIAIPGDTPASSIAGMIADEAAIGVMNHKTTAVRVVPAAGTVPGDDVDFGGLLGHAPVMPVSTVSSAEFIARGGYIPAPVHGFRN; this is encoded by the coding sequence ATGACTGCATTCCTGCCTTCGTCCTCCATCCTCGAAACCATCGAGATGATCCAGCGCTACCGTCTGGACATACGTACGGTAACGATGGGGATCAACCTTCTTCCGGCCGTCCGTGCCACCCCGGAAGCCACCTGTGAGGCCGTCTACGACCTGGTGACCGCCCGCGCCGAACAGCTCGTGCCCGTCTGCAGCGGCATCGAGGAGGAACTCGGCGTCCCGATCGTCAACAAGCGGATCGCCGTCACCCCGGTGGCGCTGGTGTCGTCGGCGGTACCGGGGTGCGACCCCGTTGACCTCGCCCGTGCTCTCGATCGCGCGGCCGTGGCCGTCGGCGTGAACTTCATCGGTGGATACTCTGCGCTGGTGGAGAAGGGCGGCTCCGCCGGTGACAAGCGCCTGATCCGGTCGATTCCGGAGGCACTCAGCGAGACCGACGTGGTCTGTTCTTCGGTCAACATCGCGTCCTCGCGTGCCGGCATCAACATGAACGCCGTGCGTGAGATGGGGCAGGTCGTCAAGGACTGCGCCGAGGCGACCTCGGACCGTAGTTCCATCGCCTGCGCGAAACTGGTGGTTTTCGCCAACTCTGTCGGGGACAACCCGTTCATGGCCGGTGCGTTCCATGGGATCGAAGAACCCGACTGTGTGATCAGCGTCGGTGTCTCCGGCCCGGGGGTCGTCGACCGTGCCGTTGCCGCCCTGGGGCCGGAGGCCTCGCTCAACGAGATCGCCGAGGAGATCAAGAAGGCGGCGTTCAAGGTGACCCGCACCGGCCAGCTCGTCGGGACGATGGCCGCCGACCGACTCGGCGTCCCCTTCGGGATCGTGGATCTGTCCCTCGCCCCGACCGCTGACATCGGTGATTCGGTCGCCCACATTCTGGAGCACATGGGGCTCGAGCAGGTCGGCGGACACGGCACCACCGCTGCCCTGGCACTGCTCAACGACGCGGTGAAGAAGGGTGGCATGATGGCCTGCTCACGTGTCGGCGGCCTCTCCGGCTCGTTCATCCCGGTGTCGGAGGACGCCGGAATGATCGACGCTGTCCGTGCGGGAAACCTGACCATCGAGAAACTCGAGGCGATGACTGCGATTTGTTCGGTCGGCCTGGACATGATCGCGATTCCCGGAGACACACCTGCCTCCTCCATCGCAGGCATGATCGCCGACGAGGCGGCCATCGGCGTGATGAATCACAAGACCACCGCCGTGCGGGTGGTTCCAGCGGCCGGTACTGTCCCCGGTGACGACGTCGACTTCGGCGGGCTGCTCGGTCACGCCCCGGTCATGCCGGTCAGTACCGTCAGCAGCGCGGAGTTCATTGCACGCGGCGGATACATTCCCGCCCCGGTCCACGGTTTCCGTAACTGA
- a CDS encoding DUF3097 domain-containing protein produces MSFNDRYGRDILGGSASSRSSVSSGHSRRPDVPEVPAAPGTVVEVADGGWVGAVVGFEKTYDGEFVRLEDRHGRDRLFKMRPGGFLIDGRLVTLTRHVSAAETPQNPQRSNSGSRRVQDVRAKVAAPSRIWVEGLHDAAIVEQVWGHDLRVEGVVVEFIEGLDNLPAMLEDFRPGPGRRVGVLADHLVEGSKESRLTQGLGPDVMVTGHPYIDIWEAVKPATVGIRAWPTVPYGEDWKTGVCRRLGWGTPTDGWRHVYSKVKTFRDLDATLIGAVERLVDFVTEPDLP; encoded by the coding sequence ATGAGCTTCAACGACAGGTACGGCCGTGACATTCTCGGAGGGTCCGCGTCCTCCCGCTCTTCTGTCTCCTCCGGGCACTCCCGGCGCCCTGACGTGCCCGAGGTACCGGCGGCACCCGGCACTGTCGTGGAGGTTGCCGACGGCGGCTGGGTGGGAGCCGTGGTCGGTTTCGAGAAGACCTATGACGGGGAGTTCGTCCGTCTGGAGGACCGGCACGGGCGCGACCGGCTGTTCAAGATGCGCCCCGGCGGGTTTCTCATCGACGGGCGGTTGGTGACGCTGACCCGTCATGTGTCGGCGGCGGAAACCCCGCAGAACCCGCAGCGGTCGAACTCCGGTTCGCGACGGGTCCAGGATGTCCGTGCCAAGGTCGCGGCCCCGTCCCGGATCTGGGTTGAAGGTCTGCACGACGCCGCCATCGTCGAGCAGGTCTGGGGACATGACCTGCGTGTCGAAGGAGTGGTGGTGGAGTTCATCGAAGGGCTCGACAACCTCCCCGCCATGCTCGAGGACTTCCGCCCCGGCCCGGGGCGCCGGGTAGGTGTCCTCGCCGACCACCTCGTGGAGGGGTCCAAGGAGTCCCGCCTTACCCAGGGGCTCGGCCCGGACGTCATGGTGACCGGGCACCCCTACATCGACATCTGGGAAGCCGTGAAGCCGGCGACGGTGGGGATCCGTGCATGGCCGACGGTTCCGTACGGTGAAGACTGGAAGACCGGTGTGTGCCGTCGGCTGGGTTGGGGGACGCCGACCGACGGATGGCGGCACGTGTACTCGAAAGTGAAGACATTCCGCGATCTGGACGCCACCCTGATCGGCGCCGTTGAGCGGCTGGTTGACTTCGTCACGGAGCCAGACCTTCCGTGA
- a CDS encoding aconitate hydratase — translation MTESKNSFGAEGTLEVGDRSYTMYRLSAVPGMEKLPYSLKVLGENLLRNEDGANVTREHIEAIANWDPSAEPSIEIQFTPARVVMQDFTGVACVVDLATIRDAVVALGGNADEVNPLNPAEMVIDHSVIIEAFGDENALERNVEIEYQRNEERYKLLRWATGAFDNFRVVPPGTGIVHQVNIEYLARSIFDKDGMAYPDTCVGTDSHTTMENGLGILGWGVGGIEAEAAMLGQPISMLIPRVVGFKLSGEIPVGVTATDVVLTITDMLRQHGVVGKFVEFYGKGVAELPLANRATIGNMSPEFGSTAAMFPIDKETVDYLALTGRDQETLDRVEAYAKEQGMWLDPENDATYSEYLELDLSTVVPSIAGPKRPQDRIELSDSKAQFRKDLHNYADSNSGNPDAQDFVAEGGNVGGHTGTPTTAADAKGNLPSAATGNQGRPSNPIEVNYNGKDMVLDHGMVGIASITSCTNTSNPSVMVGAGLLARKAAELGLQSAPWVKTSIAPGSQVVTGYFEKADLWKDLEAMGFYLVGYGCTTCIGNSGPLPEPISEGINEADLAATAVLSGNRNFEGRISPDIKMNYLASPILVIAYAIAGTMDFDFETQPLGQDNDGNDVFLKDIWPSTEEIESVIKSSITKELYSEDYADVFKGDERWQSLPVPEGKTFAWDENSSYIRKAPYFDGMEPTPGPVSDVEGARVLALLGDSVTTDHISPASSIKPGTPAAQYLDSKGVERKDYNSLGARRGNHEVMVRGTFANIRLQNQLLDGVTGGYTRDFTQEGGPQSFIYDASVNYREQGTPLVVLGGKEYGTGSSRDWAAKGTLLLGVKAVIAESFERIHRSNLVGMGVIPLQFPEGESWKSLGLDGTETFDLDGIEALNEGSTPDTVHVTATKEDGTVIEFDAVTRIDTPGEADYYRNGGILQYVLRNMMNNK, via the coding sequence GTGACTGAAAGCAAGAATTCCTTTGGAGCAGAGGGGACTCTCGAGGTCGGTGACCGGTCCTACACGATGTACCGTCTCAGCGCGGTCCCGGGCATGGAGAAGCTTCCCTACTCGCTGAAGGTCCTCGGTGAGAACCTCCTCCGTAACGAGGACGGTGCGAACGTCACCCGTGAGCACATCGAGGCCATCGCCAACTGGGACCCTTCCGCAGAACCCAGCATCGAGATCCAGTTCACCCCCGCCCGTGTCGTCATGCAGGACTTCACCGGTGTGGCCTGTGTGGTCGACCTGGCGACGATCCGTGACGCGGTCGTCGCCCTCGGCGGCAACGCGGACGAGGTTAACCCGCTGAACCCGGCCGAGATGGTCATCGACCACTCCGTCATCATCGAGGCGTTCGGTGACGAGAACGCCCTCGAACGCAACGTCGAGATCGAGTACCAGCGCAACGAGGAGCGCTACAAGCTTCTGCGGTGGGCCACCGGTGCCTTCGACAACTTCCGCGTTGTCCCGCCCGGAACCGGCATCGTCCACCAGGTCAACATCGAGTACCTGGCGCGGTCGATTTTCGACAAGGACGGCATGGCCTACCCCGACACCTGTGTCGGTACTGACTCCCACACCACGATGGAGAACGGCCTGGGCATTCTGGGCTGGGGCGTCGGCGGCATCGAGGCCGAGGCAGCGATGCTCGGCCAGCCGATCTCCATGCTCATCCCGCGCGTCGTCGGTTTCAAGCTCTCCGGCGAGATCCCGGTGGGCGTCACCGCCACCGACGTGGTGTTGACCATCACCGACATGCTGCGCCAGCACGGTGTGGTCGGTAAGTTCGTCGAGTTCTACGGCAAGGGTGTCGCCGAGCTGCCCTTGGCCAACCGCGCAACCATCGGCAACATGTCCCCGGAGTTCGGCTCCACCGCCGCCATGTTCCCGATCGACAAGGAGACCGTCGATTACCTGGCACTGACCGGTCGCGACCAGGAGACCCTGGACCGCGTCGAGGCCTACGCCAAGGAACAGGGCATGTGGCTGGACCCGGAGAACGACGCGACGTACTCCGAGTACCTCGAGCTCGACCTCTCCACTGTCGTGCCCTCCATCGCCGGCCCGAAGCGTCCCCAGGACCGCATCGAGCTCTCCGACTCGAAGGCACAGTTCCGCAAGGACCTGCACAACTACGCCGACAGCAACTCCGGCAACCCGGACGCACAGGACTTCGTCGCTGAGGGCGGCAACGTCGGTGGACACACCGGCACTCCGACCACGGCCGCCGACGCCAAGGGCAACCTTCCGTCCGCAGCCACCGGCAACCAGGGTCGTCCGTCCAACCCGATCGAGGTCAACTACAACGGCAAGGACATGGTCCTCGACCACGGCATGGTGGGCATCGCCTCCATCACGTCCTGCACCAACACCTCGAACCCCTCCGTCATGGTCGGTGCGGGTCTGCTGGCCCGCAAGGCCGCCGAGCTTGGTCTGCAGTCCGCGCCGTGGGTCAAGACCTCCATCGCTCCCGGCTCCCAGGTCGTCACCGGTTACTTCGAGAAGGCCGACCTGTGGAAGGATCTCGAGGCCATGGGCTTCTACCTCGTGGGTTACGGCTGCACCACCTGCATCGGTAACTCCGGGCCGCTCCCCGAGCCGATCTCCGAGGGCATCAACGAGGCCGACCTGGCCGCCACCGCCGTGCTGTCGGGTAACCGTAACTTCGAGGGACGCATCTCCCCCGACATCAAGATGAACTACCTGGCGTCCCCGATCCTCGTGATCGCCTACGCCATCGCCGGCACCATGGACTTCGACTTCGAGACCCAGCCGCTCGGTCAGGACAACGACGGCAACGACGTCTTCCTCAAGGACATCTGGCCGTCCACCGAGGAGATCGAGTCCGTCATCAAGTCCTCCATCACCAAGGAGCTCTACTCCGAGGACTACGCCGACGTCTTCAAGGGCGACGAGCGCTGGCAGTCCCTGCCCGTGCCGGAGGGCAAGACCTTCGCGTGGGACGAGAACTCGTCCTACATCCGCAAGGCCCCCTACTTCGACGGCATGGAGCCCACCCCGGGCCCGGTGTCCGACGTCGAGGGCGCCCGCGTCCTGGCACTGCTGGGAGACTCGGTCACCACCGACCACATCTCCCCCGCATCGTCGATCAAGCCGGGCACCCCTGCCGCCCAGTACCTGGACTCCAAGGGTGTTGAGCGTAAGGACTACAATTCCCTGGGCGCCCGTCGTGGTAACCACGAGGTCATGGTCCGCGGCACTTTCGCCAACATCCGCCTGCAGAACCAGCTTCTCGACGGCGTGACCGGCGGCTACACCCGCGACTTCACCCAGGAGGGTGGACCGCAGTCCTTCATCTACGACGCCTCGGTCAACTACCGCGAGCAGGGCACGCCCCTCGTGGTGCTCGGCGGCAAGGAGTACGGCACCGGTTCCTCCCGTGACTGGGCTGCCAAGGGCACCCTGCTGCTCGGCGTCAAGGCTGTCATCGCCGAGAGCTTCGAGCGTATCCACCGCTCGAACCTTGTCGGCATGGGCGTCATCCCGCTGCAGTTCCCGGAGGGCGAGTCCTGGAAGTCCCTGGGCCTGGACGGCACCGAGACCTTCGACCTGGACGGTATCGAGGCGCTGAACGAGGGATCCACCCCGGACACCGTCCACGTCACCGCGACCAAGGAAGACGGCACCGTCATCGAGTTTGACGCGGTCACCCGGATCGACACCCCCGGTGAAGCCGACTACTACCGCAATGGCGGCATCCTGCAGTACGTCCTGCGCAACATGATGAACAACAAGTAA
- a CDS encoding DIP1281 family NlpC/P60 protein, with protein sequence MALRLNARGTARRSTVRSTRALLSFAVAAGLTVPAATAVAAPSDNSSSSSDQTAEAYLAELVGAVSTTEGEVSSLELELGGLRESVNKARVDVDRSQRAAQEAQDNVTDARSRLDDSDSDVQDAQSTLDDIARSAYTQGGDAAPVVLASGSDATADNIDRATYMRLAAEKQQADIDRLDLARTQAANEESSLRVSRDDADGLVKDALEAHSAAERAFTDAQSSIAEKSKELTRVKNSLSEAKDRLTAAKKAVDKLSANAAASSFDKRRAAEAAADRVAATDETADDTAHTEDAGTTGTTDASGTSGAVDMKDDVVGPETPAPSSGSADGSAVPEDDQSVPEDPDIEGSTGSTGSIAGDDAEVDPDGEGTPDVEGDLAEDPAAGSAEVPGLDAIPGSFEGSSEGDELRQAAIDGLINAAGQAAFAGINSHLEGNPDGAFDAAATAGRDAAAEAYENLPQGQEGVEPGLPPSNPGGEQPAEPDASGSREEQIERVIDRGMSQLGVTYAWGGGNQDGPTLGVRDGGVADSHGDYSKVGFDCSGLMVYSFAAVGIQLEKYSGYQYTSGTQIPVGDAQRGDMLFWGAGGSSHVALYLGDGTMLEAPQSGDVVKVSPVRWDGIEPMAVRMIE encoded by the coding sequence GTGGCACTTCGACTGAACGCCCGCGGCACGGCCCGCAGGTCGACCGTCCGGTCCACTCGGGCACTGCTGTCTTTCGCGGTGGCCGCAGGACTCACCGTCCCCGCGGCGACCGCCGTCGCGGCCCCCTCCGACAACTCCTCGAGCTCGTCAGACCAGACCGCTGAGGCCTACCTCGCTGAACTGGTCGGCGCGGTATCCACGACAGAGGGCGAGGTCTCCTCCCTGGAGCTGGAACTCGGCGGTCTTCGCGAGTCCGTGAACAAGGCCCGCGTCGATGTCGACCGGAGCCAGCGTGCCGCCCAGGAGGCCCAGGACAACGTCACCGACGCCCGCAGTCGTCTCGACGACTCGGACTCTGACGTGCAGGACGCACAGTCCACCCTGGACGACATCGCGCGTTCCGCCTACACCCAGGGCGGAGACGCGGCCCCCGTCGTCCTCGCCTCGGGGTCGGACGCAACCGCCGACAACATCGACCGCGCGACGTATATGCGGCTGGCCGCGGAGAAGCAGCAGGCGGACATCGACCGTCTCGATCTCGCGCGGACTCAGGCCGCCAATGAGGAATCTTCCCTCCGCGTGTCCCGGGATGACGCCGACGGTCTGGTCAAGGATGCCCTGGAGGCACACAGTGCGGCCGAGCGTGCGTTCACCGACGCGCAGTCGTCGATCGCGGAGAAGTCCAAGGAACTCACCCGGGTCAAGAACTCGCTCTCCGAGGCGAAGGACCGGCTGACGGCAGCGAAGAAGGCAGTGGACAAGTTATCGGCGAATGCCGCCGCCAGTTCCTTTGACAAGCGCCGCGCCGCCGAAGCCGCCGCCGACCGTGTTGCGGCGACCGATGAGACCGCGGACGACACCGCGCACACTGAAGACGCCGGAACCACCGGGACCACCGACGCGTCCGGCACCTCCGGTGCAGTCGACATGAAGGACGACGTGGTCGGCCCCGAGACCCCCGCACCGTCCTCCGGTTCCGCCGACGGATCCGCTGTTCCCGAAGATGACCAGTCGGTTCCCGAGGATCCGGACATCGAAGGAAGCACCGGCAGTACCGGCAGCATCGCCGGTGACGACGCTGAGGTGGATCCTGACGGTGAGGGAACCCCCGACGTCGAGGGCGACCTCGCCGAGGATCCTGCCGCCGGCTCAGCGGAGGTGCCCGGGCTGGACGCGATCCCCGGAAGCTTCGAGGGGAGCTCTGAGGGCGACGAACTCCGGCAGGCCGCCATCGACGGGCTCATCAATGCTGCGGGCCAGGCAGCGTTCGCGGGCATCAACTCCCATCTTGAAGGCAATCCGGACGGGGCATTTGACGCCGCGGCCACGGCAGGGCGAGATGCGGCGGCAGAAGCGTACGAGAATCTCCCGCAGGGACAGGAGGGCGTCGAGCCCGGCCTGCCACCGTCGAACCCCGGTGGGGAACAGCCAGCCGAACCTGACGCCTCCGGTTCTCGCGAGGAGCAGATCGAACGGGTCATTGACCGTGGCATGAGTCAGCTCGGAGTGACATACGCCTGGGGCGGTGGCAACCAGGACGGTCCCACTCTCGGTGTGCGCGACGGCGGCGTCGCCGACTCTCACGGGGACTACTCGAAGGTCGGCTTCGACTGTTCCGGCCTGATGGTCTACTCGTTCGCCGCGGTCGGGATCCAGCTCGAGAAGTACTCCGGCTACCAGTACACCTCAGGCACGCAGATTCCCGTCGGCGACGCCCAACGCGGCGACATGCTCTTCTGGGGAGCGGGCGGAAGCTCACACGTGGCGCTCTACCTCGGCGACGGAACGATGCTCGAGGCACCCCAGTCCGGCGACGTCGTCAAGGTGTCTCCGGTCAGGTGGGACGGCATCGAGCCCATGGCAGTGCGCATGATCGAGTAG
- a CDS encoding Rv1476 family membrane protein, with product MDFENVDLQAVLDDIAESGFSASQAGDDLTPSEISGYRELADQGIDVVILDSTSAEGTGLRNLAQTVKDSTRSGNADGAQTVIVRAPHNTQVVSDEMSRFQIESNQGALHGSTAPQDVVDFLADADAAEPDFTAIVVAIVVGLLLTVAVSAVFATVSYRR from the coding sequence GTGGATTTCGAGAATGTCGACCTTCAGGCGGTGCTCGACGACATCGCCGAGTCCGGGTTCTCGGCCTCCCAGGCAGGCGACGACCTCACCCCGTCAGAGATCTCCGGATACCGGGAGCTCGCAGATCAAGGGATAGATGTCGTCATCCTGGACAGCACCTCCGCAGAAGGAACGGGACTGCGCAATCTCGCGCAGACCGTCAAGGACTCCACGCGTTCCGGCAATGCCGACGGGGCACAGACGGTGATCGTGCGCGCCCCTCACAACACCCAGGTCGTCAGCGACGAGATGTCCCGTTTCCAGATCGAGTCCAACCAGGGAGCGCTCCACGGTTCAACGGCCCCGCAGGATGTCGTGGACTTCCTCGCCGATGCCGACGCGGCCGAACCGGACTTCACGGCCATCGTCGTGGCGATCGTCGTCGGCCTCCTCCTCACGGTGGCAGTTTCGGCCGTGTTCGCCACCGTGAGCTACCGCCGCTGA
- a CDS encoding NfeD family protein has protein sequence MGPIIWLIAAAVLAVGEFLVMDFTLLMLAVAALTTAGVSAIDIPVWAEVGVFGVTSAASLLLLRPVLRRRYIAQGEVREFTSKELEGQPAEVLSEVTSDSSTGQVSIAGDIWSARAAHPGTSFAEGDRVQVVSIEGTTAVVWKGV, from the coding sequence ATGGGCCCGATTATCTGGTTGATTGCAGCGGCCGTCCTCGCGGTCGGCGAGTTCCTCGTCATGGACTTTACGTTGCTGATGCTTGCGGTCGCCGCCCTCACCACGGCCGGTGTCTCGGCGATCGATATACCGGTCTGGGCCGAAGTCGGGGTGTTCGGCGTCACATCGGCCGCATCTCTGCTGCTCCTGCGCCCGGTGCTCCGCCGCCGCTACATCGCTCAGGGGGAGGTCCGCGAATTTACCTCCAAGGAGCTCGAAGGACAGCCGGCAGAGGTACTCAGCGAAGTCACCTCCGACAGTTCGACCGGCCAGGTGAGCATCGCCGGCGACATCTGGTCAGCCCGGGCGGCACACCCCGGAACATCATTCGCTGAAGGGGACCGTGTGCAGGTCGTCTCCATCGAGGGCACCACCGCTGTGGTGTGGAAGGGAGTGTGA
- a CDS encoding alpha-hydroxy-acid oxidizing protein — protein METNGTPDTAPPSRPGPGRARQDAIYRSGVSGIRPRVPTDAAGLERAARRALSRKAWAYINGSAGEGRTYDNNRSAFDSYRILPRMAHGVKDRSLSTTVLGQELSSPLLLAPVGAGALVHPDSDLMIARAAGRADVPYVVSNQGSSPLEDIAAACRNARNPDKSREYAGHWFQLYWSTDEQLVDNLIARAEDSGAGALVVTLDTTVLGWRPQDLNLGSLPFSRGQGIAQYTSDNRFLRIVRQRLRDHVSGGTGGVRVTPAAVASLLSIARHHPGPTLRNLLAPEPRASVETFLDIYSNPGLDWDLLATLTQRTSLPVVFKGILHPDDAERAFEVGADAIIVSNHGGRQVDGAVASLDALVEIRERIGEGPTVLLDSGIRTGRDVAVAVALGADAVLLGRPHMYGLAVAGEQGVREVVENVLADLDLTMALVGAPDIAGLRQMELRRSAPGPSRVSARRQL, from the coding sequence ATGGAAACAAACGGCACTCCCGACACCGCCCCACCCTCCCGACCCGGGCCCGGACGTGCCCGGCAGGACGCTATCTACCGCTCCGGCGTGTCCGGCATCCGTCCACGAGTGCCTACCGACGCCGCAGGTCTGGAGCGGGCGGCACGCCGGGCACTGTCCAGGAAAGCGTGGGCCTACATCAACGGCAGCGCCGGGGAGGGTCGGACGTACGACAATAACCGGAGCGCTTTCGACAGCTACCGCATCCTTCCCCGTATGGCACATGGCGTCAAGGATCGAAGCTTGTCGACGACAGTGTTAGGGCAGGAGCTGTCGTCACCACTCCTCCTCGCCCCCGTCGGCGCCGGCGCACTCGTCCATCCGGACAGCGATCTGATGATCGCCCGCGCCGCCGGACGTGCTGACGTACCGTACGTGGTGAGCAACCAGGGTAGCTCTCCGTTGGAGGACATCGCCGCGGCATGCCGGAATGCGCGCAACCCCGATAAGTCAAGGGAATATGCTGGACACTGGTTCCAGTTGTACTGGTCGACAGATGAACAGTTGGTCGACAACCTCATCGCACGCGCCGAGGACAGCGGTGCGGGAGCACTCGTGGTCACGCTCGACACCACCGTGTTGGGCTGGCGACCGCAGGACCTGAACCTGGGCTCTCTGCCGTTCTCCCGGGGACAAGGCATCGCCCAGTACACGTCTGACAACCGCTTCCTCCGGATCGTCCGACAGCGTCTCCGTGATCACGTCTCCGGTGGCACCGGCGGAGTCCGCGTCACGCCGGCGGCGGTGGCGTCCCTGCTCTCCATCGCCCGCCACCATCCGGGCCCCACGCTGCGCAATCTTCTGGCTCCGGAGCCACGGGCGTCCGTGGAGACGTTCCTGGACATCTACTCGAACCCCGGCCTGGACTGGGACCTGCTGGCCACACTGACGCAGCGCACGTCGCTGCCCGTCGTGTTCAAGGGAATCCTGCATCCCGACGATGCGGAGCGCGCCTTCGAGGTCGGCGCGGACGCGATCATCGTGTCCAACCACGGGGGACGTCAGGTGGACGGTGCCGTAGCGTCGCTCGATGCCCTGGTCGAGATCAGGGAACGCATCGGTGAGGGGCCGACCGTCCTGCTCGACTCCGGCATCCGGACCGGGAGGGACGTCGCTGTCGCAGTGGCCCTCGGTGCGGATGCCGTCCTGCTGGGGAGGCCCCACATGTACGGGCTCGCCGTGGCGGGCGAGCAGGGCGTCCGGGAGGTCGTGGAGAATGTTCTGGCGGACCTGGACTTGACCATGGCACTGGTCGGGGCCCCGGACATCGCCGGACTCCGGCAGATGGAGCTGCGGCGCTCAGCCCCGGGCCCGTCCCGCGTCAGCGCACGCCGGCAGCTCTGA